The following coding sequences lie in one Streptomyces venezuelae genomic window:
- a CDS encoding acyl-CoA dehydrogenase family protein, giving the protein MHLEYTPEQQQLRTELRAYFAELVPDDSSARYREPAAQKRFYRETVRRLGSDGWLGVGWPEEYGGRGLSPMEQFIFFDEAAQAGVPLPLMALNTVGPTIMQFGTDEQKAYFLPRILSGELDFAIGYSEPDAGTDLASLKTKAVREGDEQTGHYTVNGQKIWTTNGDTADWVWLAVRTATPEEGVPLHKGITMLLVPRSDPGYSCTLINTLASHDTTASYYENVRVPVSRRVGEENKGWRLITNQLNHERVTLAAHGTMAIRALHDVQRWAMDTKLADGRRVIDLNWVRGRLAKTHARLDAMKLLNWQMVNAVQEGTLTPQDASAVKVYGSEARRDAYAWLMEVVASAGALKEGSSGAVLHGELERGYRSAVIFTFGGGNNEIQREIISWIGLGMPRVRR; this is encoded by the coding sequence GTGCACCTCGAATACACGCCTGAACAGCAGCAGTTGCGCACGGAGCTGCGTGCGTATTTCGCCGAGCTGGTGCCGGACGACTCCTCTGCGCGGTACCGCGAACCGGCCGCCCAGAAACGGTTCTACCGGGAGACCGTCCGCCGCCTGGGTTCGGACGGCTGGCTGGGGGTCGGCTGGCCCGAGGAGTACGGCGGGCGCGGGCTCTCGCCCATGGAGCAGTTCATCTTCTTCGACGAGGCGGCGCAGGCGGGCGTACCGCTGCCGTTGATGGCGCTGAACACCGTGGGGCCGACGATCATGCAGTTCGGCACGGACGAGCAGAAGGCGTACTTCCTGCCGCGGATCCTCTCCGGTGAACTCGACTTCGCCATCGGCTACAGCGAACCCGACGCCGGCACGGACCTCGCCTCGCTGAAGACGAAGGCGGTGCGGGAGGGCGACGAGCAGACCGGCCACTACACGGTCAACGGACAGAAGATCTGGACGACCAACGGCGACACGGCGGACTGGGTCTGGCTGGCGGTCCGCACGGCCACCCCGGAGGAGGGCGTCCCGCTGCACAAGGGCATCACCATGCTCCTGGTCCCCAGGAGCGACCCGGGCTACTCCTGCACCCTGATCAACACCCTCGCCTCGCACGACACGACCGCCAGCTACTACGAGAACGTCCGCGTCCCCGTCTCCCGCCGCGTCGGCGAGGAGAACAAGGGCTGGCGCCTCATCACGAACCAGCTCAACCACGAACGCGTCACGCTCGCCGCGCACGGCACGATGGCGATCCGCGCCCTCCACGACGTCCAGCGCTGGGCGATGGACACCAAGCTGGCCGACGGCCGCCGCGTCATCGACCTCAACTGGGTCCGCGGACGCCTCGCGAAGACCCACGCGAGGCTCGACGCGATGAAACTCCTCAACTGGCAGATGGTGAACGCGGTCCAGGAAGGCACCCTCACCCCCCAGGACGCCTCCGCGGTGAAGGTCTACGGCTCGGAGGCACGCCGCGACGCGTACGCCTGGCTGATGGAGGTCGTCGCCTCGGCCGGCGCCCTGAAGGAGGGCTCGTCGGGCGCGGTCCTCCACGGCGAACTCGAACGCGGCTACCGCTCAGCGGTGATCTTCACCTTCGGCGGCGGCAACAACGAGATCCAGAGGGAGATCATCTCCTGGATCGGGTTGGGGATGCCGCGGGTGCGCCGCTGA
- a CDS encoding alpha/beta hydrolase: MQRHKRKRTSARLLGLSAAVLSAAAATFTYTAATGAAAPNEVRKPDAAPSSGGTGTVRYDLGDKAWHLPRTGEPAELTGVVHYPADLGTGRHPLIVLLHGLHDTCADRKAEAARTAAEARGDDAAYEAANAKLTAWPCAKGTPALPSMRGYDYLGRKLAAQGFVVVSAGGNGINASSVTGDDNAAARADLINRHLRMWQRLSSEGTGELAGKFTDPATGAARRVGFAHHVDMGNVGVMGHSRAGAGATWQAADSHRKQWPKGVEVKAVAALAPAYNVMTEDMSAYTITKTPFAVFRGTCDGQVGEEALSFAADAAKGNRHGFHRYAVPGANHNYFNTQWSPQSRQVAAFDDATPVKGHPGQCTGREGGAPARQLTEPEQRRIAATHLSAFFRRHLLGDT; the protein is encoded by the coding sequence GTGCAGCGACACAAGCGCAAGAGAACTTCGGCCCGTCTGCTGGGCCTGTCGGCGGCGGTCCTGTCCGCCGCGGCGGCAACCTTCACATACACGGCCGCAACCGGTGCCGCGGCCCCGAACGAGGTGAGGAAACCCGATGCGGCACCTTCGTCCGGAGGCACCGGAACGGTCCGCTACGACCTGGGTGACAAGGCCTGGCACCTGCCACGGACGGGCGAACCAGCCGAACTGACGGGAGTGGTGCACTACCCCGCCGACCTCGGCACGGGGCGGCACCCACTGATCGTGCTGCTCCACGGCCTGCACGACACCTGCGCCGACCGAAAGGCCGAGGCGGCACGCACCGCCGCCGAAGCCAGGGGCGACGATGCCGCGTACGAAGCCGCCAACGCCAAACTGACCGCCTGGCCCTGTGCGAAGGGAACGCCCGCCCTGCCCAGCATGCGCGGATACGACTACCTGGGCCGCAAGCTGGCCGCTCAAGGGTTCGTCGTGGTCTCGGCCGGCGGCAACGGCATCAACGCCTCCTCCGTGACGGGGGACGACAACGCCGCCGCGCGGGCGGATCTCATCAACCGGCATCTGCGCATGTGGCAGCGGCTCAGCTCCGAGGGCACGGGTGAGCTCGCCGGGAAGTTCACCGACCCGGCGACCGGAGCCGCCCGCCGCGTCGGCTTCGCCCACCACGTGGACATGGGCAACGTGGGGGTCATGGGGCACTCCAGGGCGGGAGCCGGGGCCACCTGGCAGGCGGCCGACAGCCACCGGAAGCAGTGGCCGAAGGGCGTCGAGGTCAAGGCGGTGGCAGCGCTGGCGCCCGCCTACAACGTGATGACGGAGGACATGTCCGCCTACACGATCACCAAGACTCCCTTCGCCGTCTTCCGGGGAACCTGCGACGGACAGGTCGGCGAAGAGGCGCTCTCGTTCGCGGCCGACGCGGCCAAGGGGAACCGGCACGGCTTCCACCGCTACGCGGTCCCCGGCGCGAACCACAACTACTTCAACACGCAGTGGTCGCCTCAGAGCCGCCAGGTCGCGGCCTTCGACGACGCCACGCCGGTGAAGGGACACCCCGGGCAGTGCACGGGTCGTGAGGGCGGGGCGCCGGCCAGGCAGCTGACCGAGCCGGAGCAGCGCCGGATCGCCGCCACGCACCTCAGCGCGTTCTTCCGCCGCCACCTCCTCGGCGACACCTGA
- a CDS encoding alpha/beta hydrolase, with translation MRKTVLKFRAAAAATLACLGLLSGCAGPAGGSGPDRPEAGGPASTPPPLSGARSSAPAAPPDHEPVSYEPSWPDTTVRTARGHRVNACVPKDLRNRATTLTTVDGAHLSALVLGDGPDGVLLDHEQGYSICSFVDIGRQLAERGYHVVIPEYRNHGASEKRAGNEHIDRDARAGLAELRRLGAKKVFLAGASCGGTTAAVAGADTPLRVVGLLMMSSPARCGPGVDAVAAVKRLDVPTLLVASPGDMQGNVEKQVREVYAASAAREKELVIRKGERHGTDMIKREGASGAALQDRVITFVVDSYAAAR, from the coding sequence GTGAGGAAGACCGTACTGAAATTCAGAGCTGCCGCTGCCGCCACGCTGGCGTGTCTGGGACTGCTGTCGGGCTGTGCGGGCCCGGCCGGCGGGTCCGGGCCCGACCGCCCGGAGGCGGGAGGCCCGGCATCAACCCCTCCGCCGCTCTCCGGGGCGCGGAGCAGCGCTCCCGCCGCGCCGCCGGACCACGAGCCCGTCTCGTACGAGCCGAGCTGGCCCGACACCACGGTGCGCACGGCCCGCGGACATCGCGTCAACGCGTGCGTGCCCAAGGACCTGCGGAACAGAGCCACCACGCTGACGACCGTCGACGGGGCGCATCTGTCGGCACTGGTCCTGGGGGACGGGCCCGACGGCGTTCTCCTGGATCACGAGCAGGGTTACAGCATCTGCTCGTTCGTCGACATCGGGCGGCAGCTCGCCGAGCGCGGCTACCACGTGGTGATCCCCGAGTACCGCAATCACGGTGCGTCCGAGAAGCGTGCCGGGAACGAGCACATCGACCGGGACGCCCGCGCCGGTCTCGCGGAACTGCGGCGCCTCGGTGCGAAGAAGGTGTTCCTGGCGGGGGCGTCGTGCGGCGGGACGACGGCGGCGGTCGCCGGGGCGGATACGCCGTTGCGGGTGGTGGGCCTGTTGATGATGTCCTCGCCCGCCCGGTGCGGCCCCGGGGTGGACGCCGTGGCGGCCGTGAAGAGGCTGGACGTCCCGACGCTGCTCGTGGCGTCGCCCGGTGACATGCAAGGCAACGTCGAGAAGCAGGTCCGTGAGGTCTACGCGGCCTCCGCCGCCCGCGAGAAGGAGCTGGTCATCCGTAAGGGCGAGCGGCACGGAACGGACATGATCAAGCGGGAAGGCGCCTCCGGGGCCGCGTTGCAGGACCGGGTCATCACGTTCGTGGTGGATTCCTACGCCGCCGCCCGCTGA
- a CDS encoding SigE family RNA polymerase sigma factor gives MAAVSACEGAFPRGRWRWLLARLSQDRDRPDVRGRDRLSGTASEEVDRLYRDRRLDLVRLAVLLVDDVPTAEDVVQEAFAALYRRHGTSLDDIADPEAYIRRSVVNTSRDVLRRRRTVRAYIPPRILPAPPPEDEVLLKEEHQEVLRALRLLTVRQREVLVLRYWSNMSEADIAATLGLSRGAVKSTASRALTALARRLEETP, from the coding sequence ATGGCTGCCGTATCCGCCTGTGAAGGTGCTTTCCCGCGCGGCCGGTGGCGATGGCTGCTGGCCCGGCTCTCCCAGGACCGCGACAGACCGGACGTCAGGGGCCGGGACCGGCTGTCCGGCACGGCATCGGAAGAGGTCGACAGGCTCTACCGCGACCGCAGGCTCGACCTCGTGCGCCTGGCCGTCCTCCTGGTCGACGACGTCCCCACGGCCGAGGACGTCGTCCAGGAAGCCTTCGCGGCCCTGTACCGGCGCCACGGCACATCGCTCGACGACATCGCCGATCCCGAGGCCTACATACGGCGCAGCGTGGTCAACACCTCCAGGGACGTGCTGCGCAGGAGGCGCACCGTGCGCGCCTACATCCCGCCGCGGATCCTCCCCGCACCACCACCGGAAGACGAGGTCCTCCTCAAGGAGGAACACCAGGAAGTGCTGCGAGCACTGAGACTGCTCACCGTGCGCCAGCGGGAGGTCCTCGTCCTCAGGTACTGGTCGAACATGTCCGAGGCGGACATCGCGGCAACCCTGGGTCTGTCTCGGGGCGCGGTGAAGTCGACAGCGAGCCGGGCACTCACGGCCCTGGCCAGAAGACTGGAGGAGACGCCATGA
- a CDS encoding LacI family DNA-binding transcriptional regulator → MSEQRLTIRDVAARAGVSRAAVSLAFNNKPGVSEATRARIIEVARAMGWEPNRSARALNKQGTGTIGLAISRPARQLGLEPFYMEFISGLESVVSDHSGGLLLRLVKSLDEEIELQRHWWRSGQIAGSVLVDFREHDPRVPVLSQLGLPAVAVAHPSLMGPFTSLWTDDTTAVTEAVRYLAALGHRSIARVGGTAELGHSVIRGAAFGAAVADLGLPEGRQLATDFSGDAGARATRSLLAWDDSQLCKLTHPTLSAMSHDIHAFGADVARSLYEVLAGGRVAAHQVPTPALTPRGSTGPPPGRE, encoded by the coding sequence ATGAGTGAGCAGCGGCTGACCATCCGGGACGTGGCGGCGCGGGCCGGGGTCTCGCGCGCCGCGGTGTCCCTGGCCTTCAACAACAAGCCGGGGGTGTCGGAGGCGACCCGGGCCCGGATCATCGAGGTCGCCCGCGCGATGGGCTGGGAGCCCAACCGCTCGGCACGCGCGCTCAACAAGCAGGGGACGGGCACGATCGGGCTCGCCATCAGCAGACCCGCACGCCAACTCGGCCTCGAACCCTTCTACATGGAGTTCATCTCCGGCCTGGAGAGCGTGGTGTCCGATCACTCGGGCGGGCTGCTCCTGCGCCTGGTGAAGAGCCTCGACGAGGAGATCGAGCTGCAGCGCCACTGGTGGCGGTCGGGCCAGATCGCCGGTTCCGTCCTGGTCGACTTCCGTGAGCACGACCCGCGTGTGCCCGTGCTGTCGCAGCTCGGGCTGCCCGCGGTCGCCGTCGCCCACCCCTCGCTGATGGGCCCGTTCACCTCCCTCTGGACCGATGACACCACCGCCGTCACCGAAGCGGTGCGCTACCTCGCCGCGCTGGGGCACCGCTCCATCGCCCGGGTCGGCGGCACGGCCGAGCTCGGGCACAGCGTCATCCGCGGGGCCGCTTTCGGCGCGGCCGTGGCGGATCTGGGGCTGCCGGAGGGGCGCCAGCTGGCCACGGACTTCTCCGGGGACGCCGGGGCCCGGGCGACACGCTCGCTGCTGGCCTGGGACGATTCGCAGCTGTGCAAGCTGACCCACCCGACGCTCTCCGCGATGAGCCACGACATCCACGCCTTCGGTGCGGACGTCGCCCGGAGCCTGTACGAGGTCCTGGCGGGCGGCCGGGTGGCCGCGCACCAGGTGCCGACGCCGGCCCTCACGCCGAGGGGGTCGACGGGGCCGCCGCCCGGGCGAGAATGA
- a CDS encoding oxygenase MpaB family protein, with protein sequence MPERAHPRTSISAPAPSPAPSPGSSPDRDPGLFGPSSVTWQAHADPMMWVAGIRALYLQALHPRAVRGVMENSDFRKDAWGRLMRTANFVGTTTYGTSAVAEKAGARVRKIHTMLGATDPETGERYGVDEPELLLWVHCAEIDSYLHVVRRSGFRLTDALADRYVDEHRQSARLVGLDPADVPASTGELAAYFEDIRPRLAAGPDARAVDDFLQRPPTHALLIPARELLWRRVANLAYASLPPYAHELYGRAAPPPAAVTRRLVLTGTVLRAVPNRVRWQLPPKHILRAMARLGPGSRPAPYKLHRRDAILGGAGRARRGDGGDNTRWRTPG encoded by the coding sequence ATGCCGGAGCGCGCACACCCGCGTACGTCCATATCCGCGCCCGCCCCCTCACCCGCCCCGTCACCCGGCTCCTCACCCGACCGTGACCCCGGGCTGTTCGGCCCGTCCTCCGTGACCTGGCAGGCGCACGCCGACCCGATGATGTGGGTCGCCGGGATCAGGGCCCTCTACCTCCAGGCCCTGCATCCCCGCGCGGTCCGCGGCGTCATGGAGAACTCCGACTTCCGCAAGGACGCGTGGGGCCGCCTCATGCGGACCGCCAACTTCGTGGGCACGACCACCTACGGGACGAGCGCGGTGGCCGAGAAGGCGGGCGCCCGGGTCCGGAAGATCCACACCATGCTCGGGGCGACGGATCCCGAGACGGGGGAGCGGTACGGCGTCGACGAGCCCGAGCTGCTGCTCTGGGTGCACTGCGCCGAGATCGACTCCTACCTCCACGTCGTACGCCGCTCGGGGTTCCGCCTCACCGACGCGCTGGCCGACCGGTACGTCGACGAACACCGGCAGAGCGCCCGCCTCGTGGGCCTCGACCCCGCGGACGTACCGGCGTCGACGGGGGAACTCGCCGCGTACTTCGAGGACATACGGCCACGGCTCGCCGCCGGGCCCGACGCGCGCGCCGTCGACGACTTCCTGCAGCGCCCGCCGACCCACGCCCTGCTCATTCCGGCGCGCGAACTGCTGTGGAGGCGTGTGGCGAACCTGGCGTACGCCTCCCTGCCGCCGTACGCCCACGAGCTGTACGGCAGGGCGGCCCCGCCACCCGCCGCGGTGACCCGCAGGCTCGTCCTCACCGGCACCGTCCTGCGCGCCGTCCCCAACCGTGTGCGCTGGCAACTCCCGCCCAAACACATCCTGCGCGCCATGGCGCGACTCGGCCCCGGCAGCCGCCCGGCCCCGTACAAACTCCACAGACGGGACGCCATACTGGGCGGGGCGGGGAGGGCGCGGCGAGGCGACGGGGGCGACAACACGAGATGGCGGACACCAGGCTGA
- a CDS encoding serine/threonine-protein kinase has product MADTRLIQGRYRLLDLIGRGGMGEVWRARDESLGRQVAVKCLKPVGPQHDQAFTRVLRERFRREARVAAALQHRGVTVVHDFGEHDGVLYLVMELLDGRNLSQLMEDNKQHPLPVEDVVEIADQVAGALAYTHEQGIVHRDLKPANIMRLADGTVKICDFGIAHLGADIGFTSRLTGTGIAMGTPHYMSPEQISGDPVDQRSDLYSFGCVLYEIATGAPPFDMEDAWAVLVGHRDTTPAPPRRHRDELPAYFDRIVLDLLAKEPTSRPHDARELGRRIAAGRTSITYVPTVATPPVRRADPLVPHEPRLPSWTRGMTTGHKAGGASVLRTTPPDAAAGLTGEWIPRRDARRTAAPRPTERPTPAPELVATLTNRHNAGLSLGRLGRWAEAGEVHRSVAAEREHALGPDHPDTLASRYEVGFTLSRTGRASDALREYTRVAQGRERTLGPEHPDTLAARQEMAYVLGQLGRHFEAHQTYTAVLAVRERTAGPDHPDTLRCRHNLAYNLSRLGRLEDSYRLAEEVAEARVRVLGQTHPDTLVTRYEVAYALGQLGRWQEALATYREVADAREHALGPDHPDTLTARYEVGISLGRLGRSGEALDLYRHLIDDRTRVNGPADPETLRARHGLGVNLGRLGRWEEALAEARDVCAIRERVLGPDHPDTLVSRREVAVGLGWLGRWTDALTEYRRVATSREHVLGPDHPDTLASHNDEAHCLEQLGRGAEAVEVYRRVAVVRQRGAGGGR; this is encoded by the coding sequence ATGGCGGACACCAGGCTGATCCAGGGCCGCTACCGGCTCCTGGATCTGATCGGGCGCGGCGGCATGGGCGAGGTCTGGCGGGCCCGCGACGAGTCGCTGGGCCGCCAGGTCGCGGTCAAATGCCTCAAGCCGGTGGGGCCCCAGCACGACCAGGCGTTCACGCGCGTGCTGCGTGAGCGCTTCCGGCGCGAGGCGCGCGTCGCGGCCGCGCTCCAGCACCGGGGCGTCACCGTCGTCCACGACTTCGGCGAGCACGACGGCGTCCTGTACCTGGTGATGGAACTCCTCGACGGCCGCAACCTCAGCCAGCTCATGGAGGACAACAAACAGCACCCCCTGCCCGTCGAGGACGTCGTCGAGATCGCCGACCAGGTCGCGGGCGCCCTCGCGTACACCCACGAACAGGGCATCGTCCACCGCGACCTGAAGCCCGCGAACATCATGCGGCTCGCCGACGGCACGGTGAAGATCTGCGACTTCGGCATAGCCCACCTCGGTGCCGACATCGGCTTCACCTCCCGGCTGACCGGCACGGGCATCGCGATGGGCACCCCGCACTACATGTCGCCCGAGCAGATCAGCGGCGACCCCGTCGACCAGCGCAGCGACCTCTACTCCTTCGGGTGCGTGCTGTACGAGATCGCCACGGGCGCCCCGCCCTTCGACATGGAGGACGCCTGGGCCGTCCTCGTCGGCCACCGCGACACCACACCCGCGCCGCCCCGCAGACACCGCGACGAACTGCCCGCGTACTTCGACCGCATCGTCCTCGACCTGCTCGCCAAGGAGCCCACGAGCAGGCCGCACGACGCGCGGGAGCTGGGCCGCCGCATCGCCGCGGGACGCACGTCGATCACGTACGTCCCGACCGTCGCGACGCCACCCGTCCGCCGCGCCGACCCCCTGGTCCCGCACGAGCCGCGCCTGCCCTCCTGGACCCGGGGCATGACCACAGGACACAAGGCCGGCGGCGCGTCCGTGCTGCGCACCACCCCGCCCGACGCGGCCGCAGGCCTCACGGGCGAGTGGATCCCCCGACGTGACGCGCGTCGCACCGCGGCCCCCCGCCCCACCGAACGCCCCACACCCGCGCCCGAACTGGTGGCCACCCTCACCAACCGCCACAACGCCGGACTGAGCCTTGGCCGGCTCGGCCGCTGGGCGGAGGCGGGCGAGGTGCACCGCTCCGTCGCCGCCGAACGCGAGCACGCGCTCGGCCCCGACCACCCCGACACGCTCGCCAGCCGGTACGAGGTCGGCTTCACGCTCAGCCGCACCGGCCGCGCCTCCGACGCCCTGCGCGAGTACACCCGCGTCGCACAGGGCCGGGAGCGCACGCTCGGCCCCGAGCACCCGGACACGCTCGCCGCACGCCAGGAGATGGCGTACGTGCTCGGCCAGCTCGGACGGCACTTCGAGGCCCACCAGACGTACACCGCGGTGCTCGCCGTCCGCGAGCGCACGGCGGGCCCCGACCATCCGGACACGCTGCGCTGCCGCCACAACCTCGCGTACAACCTGAGCCGCCTCGGCCGCCTCGAGGACTCCTACCGACTCGCGGAGGAAGTGGCGGAGGCCCGCGTGCGAGTCCTTGGCCAGACCCACCCCGACACACTGGTCACGCGTTACGAAGTGGCTTACGCACTGGGCCAGTTGGGCCGCTGGCAGGAAGCCCTGGCAACCTACCGGGAGGTCGCCGACGCGCGCGAGCACGCCCTCGGCCCCGACCACCCCGACACGCTCACCGCCCGCTACGAAGTCGGCATCAGCCTCGGCCGGCTCGGCCGCAGCGGCGAGGCTCTCGACCTCTACCGCCACCTCATCGACGACCGCACCCGCGTCAACGGCCCCGCCGACCCCGAAACGCTCCGGGCCCGCCACGGCCTCGGCGTCAACCTCGGCCGCCTCGGCCGCTGGGAGGAGGCCCTCGCGGAAGCCCGCGACGTGTGCGCCATCCGCGAACGAGTCCTGGGCCCCGACCACCCCGACACCCTCGTCAGCCGCCGCGAGGTAGCCGTCGGCCTCGGCTGGCTCGGCCGCTGGACCGACGCCCTCACGGAGTACCGCAGAGTGGCCACATCCCGCGAACACGTCCTGGGCCCCGACCACCCCGACACCCTGGCCAGCCACAACGACGAGGCCCACTGCCTGGAACAGCTGGGACGGGGCGCGGAGGCGGTGGAGGTGTACCGGAGGGTGGCTGTGGTGCGGCAGAGGGGGGCGGGTGGGGGGCGGTGA
- a CDS encoding VOC family protein produces MSSHGWRYVLGTLQASVPVGTLVDAISLAADAAAACGDDADRHLRVDVRADMAFLTLQSLDHAAVTTRDVELARRISSAADRAGFPLGPGIGTEAPRSVQVVEIAIDALSISGIRPFWKAVLAYADEAGADGPEDPLVDPLRQGPALWFQQMDRARPQRNRLHLDVSVPHDEAPRRVEAALAAGGRLVSASRAPAFWVLADQEGNEACVTTWQGRDG; encoded by the coding sequence GTGAGCAGTCACGGGTGGCGCTACGTGCTGGGCACCCTGCAAGCCTCCGTGCCTGTGGGGACGTTGGTCGACGCGATCAGTCTGGCGGCGGATGCTGCCGCCGCGTGCGGCGACGATGCCGATCGCCATCTCCGTGTTGATGTCCGCGCCGACATGGCGTTCCTCACCCTTCAGTCACTGGACCACGCGGCGGTGACCACCCGGGACGTCGAACTCGCACGTCGCATCTCTTCCGCCGCCGACCGGGCGGGGTTCCCGCTCGGGCCCGGCATCGGCACGGAGGCACCCCGCTCGGTCCAGGTCGTGGAGATCGCGATCGACGCCCTGAGCATCTCCGGGATCCGGCCGTTCTGGAAGGCGGTGTTGGCCTACGCCGACGAGGCCGGCGCGGACGGTCCGGAGGATCCGCTGGTCGACCCGCTCCGACAGGGCCCCGCCCTCTGGTTTCAGCAGATGGACCGCGCACGTCCGCAGCGCAATCGCCTCCACCTGGACGTCAGCGTCCCGCACGACGAGGCACCACGCCGCGTCGAGGCCGCGCTGGCGGCGGGCGGCCGACTCGTGTCCGCGAGCCGCGCCCCGGCCTTCTGGGTCCTCGCTGACCAGGAGGGCAACGAGGCATGTGTCACCACGTGGCAGGGGCGGGACGGCTGA
- a CDS encoding phytoene desaturase family protein produces the protein MPDRDAYDAVIVGGGHNGLVAAAYLARAGRSVLLLERLSGTGGAAVSSRPFPGVDARLSRYSYLVSLLPKKIVRDLDLNFRVRTRTVSSYTPTERGGRPTGLLVGGGDARTRQAFARLTGGQREYDAWREFYAMTGEVARRVFPTLTEPLPSRAELRARVDDDTAWRTLFEEPIGTAIEERFADDLVRGVVLTDALIGTFADAHDPSLRQNRCFLYHVIGGGTGDWNVPVGGMGALTSAIADSARMSGARLRTGCEVTRIDTDGRRAEVTYRTEGVEHSASARHVLVNASPEALAGFLGDEAPEPAEGAQFKVNMLLERLPRLRDTSVDPREAFAGTFHIAEGYEELGAAYAQAAGGTLPAAPPSEIYCHSLTDPTILGPDLVERGCQTLTLFGLHTPARLFAGDNDTARAELLKSTLAQLDAHLAEPIADCLALDAQGRPCIEAKTPLDLERDLRLPGGNIFHRDLAFPYAQEGTGRWGVETRHANVLLCGAGAVRGGGVSGVPGHNAAMAVLEAQPEAGQK, from the coding sequence ATGCCCGATCGTGATGCGTACGACGCCGTCATCGTCGGTGGTGGCCACAACGGTCTTGTCGCCGCCGCCTATCTCGCCCGCGCCGGACGATCCGTGCTGCTCCTGGAGCGGCTCTCCGGAACCGGGGGCGCCGCCGTCTCCAGCCGGCCCTTCCCCGGGGTCGACGCGCGGCTCTCCCGCTACTCGTATCTCGTCAGCCTGCTGCCCAAGAAGATCGTCCGGGATCTCGACCTCAACTTCAGGGTCCGCACCCGCACCGTGTCCTCCTACACCCCGACCGAGCGCGGCGGCCGTCCCACCGGGCTCCTCGTCGGCGGTGGCGACGCCCGCACCCGGCAGGCCTTCGCGCGGCTCACCGGCGGACAGCGCGAGTACGACGCCTGGCGGGAGTTCTACGCCATGACCGGCGAGGTCGCCCGCCGCGTCTTCCCCACGCTCACCGAACCCCTGCCGAGCCGCGCCGAACTGCGCGCCCGTGTCGACGACGACACCGCCTGGCGCACCCTCTTCGAAGAGCCCATCGGCACCGCGATCGAAGAGCGCTTCGCCGACGACCTGGTGCGCGGCGTCGTCCTCACCGACGCCCTCATCGGCACGTTCGCCGACGCCCACGACCCGTCCCTGCGACAGAACCGCTGCTTCCTGTACCACGTCATCGGCGGCGGCACCGGCGACTGGAACGTGCCCGTCGGCGGCATGGGCGCCCTCACCTCCGCCATCGCCGACTCGGCGCGGATGTCGGGCGCGCGGCTGCGCACGGGGTGCGAGGTCACCCGGATCGACACGGACGGGCGGCGCGCCGAGGTGACGTACCGGACGGAGGGCGTCGAACACAGCGCCTCCGCACGCCACGTCCTGGTCAATGCTTCGCCTGAAGCCCTCGCGGGGTTCCTCGGCGACGAGGCGCCCGAGCCCGCCGAAGGCGCCCAGTTCAAGGTCAACATGCTGCTCGAACGGTTGCCGCGGCTCCGCGACACCTCCGTCGACCCGCGCGAGGCCTTCGCCGGGACCTTCCACATCGCCGAGGGGTACGAGGAGTTGGGGGCCGCGTATGCCCAGGCCGCCGGCGGTACGCTGCCCGCCGCGCCGCCCTCCGAGATCTACTGCCATTCGCTCACCGACCCCACCATCCTCGGGCCCGACCTCGTCGAACGCGGCTGCCAGACCCTCACCCTCTTCGGTCTGCACACACCCGCACGGCTCTTCGCCGGCGACAACGACACCGCGCGCGCCGAACTCCTGAAGTCCACCCTCGCCCAGCTCGACGCGCACCTCGCCGAGCCGATCGCCGACTGCCTGGCCCTGGACGCGCAGGGCCGCCCCTGCATCGAGGCGAAGACCCCGCTGGACCTCGAACGGGACCTCCGGCTGCCCGGCGGCAACATCTTCCACCGCGACCTGGCCTTCCCCTACGCCCAGGAGGGCACGGGACGCTGGGGCGTGGAGACCCGGCACGCCAACGTCCTGCTGTGCGGCGCGGGCGCGGTGCGCGGCGGCGGTGTCAGCGGCGTCCCCGGACACAACGCCGCGATGGCGGTGCTGGAGGCGCAGCCGGAGGCCGGTCAGAAGTAG